A single Salmo trutta chromosome 14, fSalTru1.1, whole genome shotgun sequence DNA region contains:
- the LOC115207602 gene encoding PHD finger protein 20 isoform X5, giving the protein MEYAQSLSPKVSFAEVDVDTMSKTPPNRRGITFEVGATLEARDALKNWYPANIEKIDYDDEKVLIHYRQWSHRYDEWFDWTSPYLRPVERIQLRRQGLLDDCPIPVRDGFHVNDKVLASWSDCRFYPAKVLAVNKDASYTVKFYDGVVQTVKGIHVKPFRGGGKARSTERNGVKKPQNGRDRRPQEYGPKNKRTRRSTSDQEGDSDTEDGDNNDEDEWHEREVEEKTKRKDSEGDVTKETPSIVKQEEDTEQHAGQNNLGDHVAATVGPTEVKMEEDGGQSEERPTHLNEGIKKEEVEMKTEYTVLSSPNETKPSTESPNQMSTQTGPVSVPLPSAMSTIDRVEQKAESQPDSSKPAPLALPVKPIRKQGFHNPNRFSREPLYRVIKNQPPPVLSINLDHNPFKCSAVGCTKSFRKAKLLHYHMKYYHGEEQQLEDDLSPTRTAQTRASEKHPSPTSLESPKRRRTISASMHSNVHSPTRTPPSPRSEAKTMNRRTSAPPAVNTQRQQQRALLREKSKENQLDRNGQRPVETETTESSAVVKERDRLKDKKQREFLRINLKKKKKKKKAKCEYTGSEENIDISIFALQSKLNLPLKFPLSHNHKPESYHFRPGYNQSEQMHVDDEDSISDWSTDSCEWSDDELGAELDNATPPLSLGSVALETSTQEVVRCVCEAEEENDFMIQCEECLCWQHGTCMGLLEENVPDKYACYVCRDPPGQRQSLRYRYDRDWLSSGHMYGLSFLDENYSHQNAKKIAATHQLLGDVQRVVEVLNGLQLKMSVLQTQTHPDLQLWCQPWKRAERPWRRGGSGMGTDAAPSPALTDEGSEKDHKSLARGGAEALMSAAMEKLSRASSSSSSSSSSPYQSFQDSYIMSEHCYQKPRAYYPAVEQRLVVETTRRGSELEDSLRSTEDLLEREQRYGGMLETARPKAPTHLNTHTKGSDVGRWGQAEVKREEGVGCGGGGDVDGSSQQHQWQINLLDHIDAVQDEVTHRMDFIERELDVLESWLDYTGELEPPEPLARLPQLKHRMKLLLTELAKVQQIALCCST; this is encoded by the exons ATGGAATATGCTCAAAGTCTCTCCCCAAAGGTGAGTTTTGCG GAGGTGGATGTGGACACAATGAGCAAGACACCCCCTAACAGAAGAGGAATAACCTTTGAGGTGGGAGCAACACTGGAGGCCAGAGACGCCCTCAAAAACTG GTATCCGGCCAACATAGAGAAGATTGACTATGATGATGAGAAGGTCCTGATCCACTACCGCCAGTGGAGCCACCGCTATGATGAGTGGTTTGACTGGACCAGCCCCTACCTGAGACCTGTAGAGAGGATCCAGCTGAGACGACAGGGACTGCTGGACGACTGTCCTATCCCTGTAAGAGAT GGATTTCATGTGAATGATAAGGTCCTCGCCAGTTGGTCTGATTGCCGCTTCTACCCTGCCAAGGTCTTGGCAGTGAATAAAGATG CATCTTACACCGTGAAGTTTTATGATGGCGTCGTCCAGACGGTAAAGGGGATCCACGTGAAACCTTTT agaggaggaggaaaggctCGGTCCACTGAGAGGAACGGCGTCAAGAAGCCCCAGAATGGCAGAGACCGGAGGCCTCAGGAATACGGCCCCAAGAATAAAAGAACTAGACGCAGTACCTCTGACCAGGAGGGGGACAGTGACACAGAGGATGGTGACAATAATGATGAAGATGAATGGcatgagagggaggtggaggagaagaccAAGAGAAAGGATAGTGAGGGGGATGTCACCAAAGAGACACCATCCATAGTTAAGCAGGAGGAGGACACAGAGCAACATGCCGGACAGAACAACCTCGGGGATCACGTGGCAGCCACTGTGGGCCCGACTGAAGTAAAAATGGAAGAAGACGGAGGACAAAGTGAGGAGAGGCCTACTCATTTAAATGAAGGGATAAAGAAGGAAGAGGTGGAAATGAAAACTGAGTACACAGTCCTGAGCTCACCTAATGAAACTAAGCCATCCACTGAGTCACCCAATCAGATGTCAACACAGACCGGGCCAGTGTCTGTCCCATTACCCTCAGCTATGTCCACCATTGACAGAGTGGAGCAGAAGGCAGAAAGCCAACCGGATAGCTCCAAACCTGCACCACTGGCCCTCCCAGTGAAAC CGATAAGGAAGCAGGGTTTCCACAACCCCAACCGGTTTAGCAGAGAGCCAT TGTACAGAGTGATCAAAAACCAACCTCCCCCAGTCCTGTCCATCAACTTGGACCACAACCCATTTAAATGCAGCGCTGTAGGCTGCACCAAGTCGTTCCGCAAGGCCAAGCTGCTTCACTACCACATGAAATACTACCATGGAGAGGAGCAGCAGCTAGAGGACGACCTAAGCCCCACCAGGACCGCCCAGACACGGGCCTCAGAGAAGCacccctcccctacctctctgGAAAGTCCTAAGAGGAGACGTACCATCTCCGCCTCAATGC ACTCCAATGTGCACAGTCCTACTAGAACTCCCCCATCTCCACGTAGTGAGGCCAAGACAATGAACAGACGCACATCAGCTCCACCTGCAGTCAACACCCAGCGCCAGCAGCAGAGGGCTCTACTGAGGGAGAAGAGCAAAGAGAACCAGCTGGacaggaatggacagagaccagtgGAGACAGAGACtactgagagcagtg CAGTGGTGAAAGAACGAGATCGGCTGAAGGATAAGAAACAGAGGGAGTTCCTTCGCATTAATctgaagaaaaagaagaagaaaaagaaggccAAGTGTG AGTACACAGGTAGTGAGGAGAATATTGACATCTCAATATTCGCTCTTCAGTCCAAATTGAATTTGCCACTCAAATTCCCCCTCTCACACAATCACAAGCCTGAGTCCTACCACTTCAGGCCCGGATACAACCAGTCAGAGCAGATGCACGTGGATG ATGAGGATAGCATCAGTGATTGGTCCACTGACAGTTGTGAGTGGAGTGATGACGAGCTGGGGGCGGAGCTGGACAATGCTACTCCACCTCTAAGTCTGGGCTCTGTTGCCTTGGAGACGAGCACTCAGGAGGTTGTGCGTTGCGTCTGTGAGGCGGAAGAGGAAAACGACTTCATGATACAG tgTGAGGAGTGTCTGTGCTGGCAGCATGGCACCTGCATGGGCCTGCTGGAGGAGAACGTCCCGGACAAATACGCCTGCTACGTCTGCAGAGACCCACCAG GTCAGAGGCAAAGCCTGCGGTACCGGTATGACCGTGATTGGCTGAGTAGCGGTCACATGTACGGTCTGTCCTTCCTGGATGAGAACTACTCCCACCAGAATGCCAAGAAGATTGCAGCAACACACCAGCTACTAGGAGACGTACAGCGTGTGGTGGAGGTGCTCAATGGCCTCCAGCTCAAAATGAGCGTCCTACA GACCCAGACCCACCCGGACCTGCAGTTGTGGTGCCAGCCCTGGAAGAGAGCAGAGAGGCCCTGGAGGAGAGGTGGCTCGGGGATGGGCACTGACGCAGCACCCTCTCCTGCGCTAACAGACGAGGGTTCCGAGAAGGACCACAAGAGTCTCGCCCGTGGGGGCGCAGAAGCTCTGATGTCAGCCGCCATGGAGAAGCTTAGCcgagcctcctcttcctcctcctcgtcttcctcctcgCCCTACCAGTCGTTCCAGGACTCGTACATAATGAGTGAGCATTGCTACCAGAAGCCGCGGGCGTACTACCCTGCAGTGGAGCAGAGGCTGGTGGTGGAGACCACACGGAGGGGCTCTGAGCTGGAGGACAGCCTGAGGAGCACTGAGGACCTGCTGGAAAGAGAGCAGCGCTATGGAGGCATGCTGGAGACAGCCAGGCCCAAAGCCCCCACACACCTAAACACTCACACCAAG GGTTCAGATGTTGGTCGGTGGGGCCAGGCCGAGGTGAAGCGAGAGGAGGGTGTTGGCTGCGGTGGGGGAGGGGATGTGGACGGCAGTAGCCAGCAACACCAGTGGCAGATCAACCTGCTGGATCACATAGATGCTGTCCAGGACGAGGTCACACACAGGATGGACTTCATCGAGAGGGAGCTGGATG TGTTGGAGAGCTGGCTGGACTACACAGGAGAGCTGGAGCCCCCAGAGCCCCTGGCCCGGCTGCCTCAGCTCAAACACCGCATGAAGCTGCTGCTTACAGAGCTGGCCAAGGTGCAGCAGATCGCTCTGTGCTGCTCCACATGA
- the LOC115207602 gene encoding PHD finger protein 20 isoform X9: MEYAQSLSPKVSFAEVDVDTMSKTPPNRRGITFEVGATLEARDALKNWYPANIEKIDYDDEKVLIHYRQWSHRYDEWFDWTSPYLRPVERIQLRRQGLLDDCPIPGFHVNDKVLASWSDCRFYPAKVLAVNKDASYTVKFYDGVVQTVKGIHVKPFVRERGGGKARSTERNGVKKPQNGRDRRPQEYGPKNKRTRRSTSDQEGDSDTEDGDNNDEDEWHEREVEEKTKRKDSEGDVTKETPSIVKQEEDTEQHAGQNNLGDHVAATVGPTEVKMEEDGGQSEERPTHLNEGIKKEEVEMKTEYTVLSSPNETKPSTESPNQMSTQTGPVSVPLPSAMSTIDRVEQKAESQPDSSKPAPLALPVKPIRKQGFHNPNRFSREPLYRVIKNQPPPVLSINLDHNPFKCSAVGCTKSFRKAKLLHYHMKYYHGEEQQLEDDLSPTRTAQTRASEKHPSPTSLESPKRRRTISASMHSNVHSPTRTPPSPRSEAKTMNRRTSAPPAVNTQRQQQRALLREKSKENQLDRNGQRPVETETTESSAVVKERDRLKDKKQREFLRINLKKKKKKKKAKCDEDSISDWSTDSCEWSDDELGAELDNATPPLSLGSVALETSTQEVVRCVCEAEEENDFMIQCEECLCWQHGTCMGLLEENVPDKYACYVCRDPPGQRQSLRYRYDRDWLSSGHMYGLSFLDENYSHQNAKKIAATHQLLGDVQRVVEVLNGLQLKMSVLQTQTHPDLQLWCQPWKRAERPWRRGGSGMGTDAAPSPALTDEGSEKDHKSLARGGAEALMSAAMEKLSRASSSSSSSSSSPYQSFQDSYIMSEHCYQKPRAYYPAVEQRLVVETTRRGSELEDSLRSTEDLLEREQRYGGMLETARPKAPTHLNTHTKGSDVGRWGQAEVKREEGVGCGGGGDVDGSSQQHQWQINLLDHIDAVQDEVTHRMDFIERELDVLESWLDYTGELEPPEPLARLPQLKHRMKLLLTELAKVQQIALCCST, encoded by the exons ATGGAATATGCTCAAAGTCTCTCCCCAAAGGTGAGTTTTGCG GAGGTGGATGTGGACACAATGAGCAAGACACCCCCTAACAGAAGAGGAATAACCTTTGAGGTGGGAGCAACACTGGAGGCCAGAGACGCCCTCAAAAACTG GTATCCGGCCAACATAGAGAAGATTGACTATGATGATGAGAAGGTCCTGATCCACTACCGCCAGTGGAGCCACCGCTATGATGAGTGGTTTGACTGGACCAGCCCCTACCTGAGACCTGTAGAGAGGATCCAGCTGAGACGACAGGGACTGCTGGACGACTGTCCTATCCCT GGATTTCATGTGAATGATAAGGTCCTCGCCAGTTGGTCTGATTGCCGCTTCTACCCTGCCAAGGTCTTGGCAGTGAATAAAGATG CATCTTACACCGTGAAGTTTTATGATGGCGTCGTCCAGACGGTAAAGGGGATCCACGTGAAACCTTTTGTAAGAGAG agaggaggaggaaaggctCGGTCCACTGAGAGGAACGGCGTCAAGAAGCCCCAGAATGGCAGAGACCGGAGGCCTCAGGAATACGGCCCCAAGAATAAAAGAACTAGACGCAGTACCTCTGACCAGGAGGGGGACAGTGACACAGAGGATGGTGACAATAATGATGAAGATGAATGGcatgagagggaggtggaggagaagaccAAGAGAAAGGATAGTGAGGGGGATGTCACCAAAGAGACACCATCCATAGTTAAGCAGGAGGAGGACACAGAGCAACATGCCGGACAGAACAACCTCGGGGATCACGTGGCAGCCACTGTGGGCCCGACTGAAGTAAAAATGGAAGAAGACGGAGGACAAAGTGAGGAGAGGCCTACTCATTTAAATGAAGGGATAAAGAAGGAAGAGGTGGAAATGAAAACTGAGTACACAGTCCTGAGCTCACCTAATGAAACTAAGCCATCCACTGAGTCACCCAATCAGATGTCAACACAGACCGGGCCAGTGTCTGTCCCATTACCCTCAGCTATGTCCACCATTGACAGAGTGGAGCAGAAGGCAGAAAGCCAACCGGATAGCTCCAAACCTGCACCACTGGCCCTCCCAGTGAAAC CGATAAGGAAGCAGGGTTTCCACAACCCCAACCGGTTTAGCAGAGAGCCAT TGTACAGAGTGATCAAAAACCAACCTCCCCCAGTCCTGTCCATCAACTTGGACCACAACCCATTTAAATGCAGCGCTGTAGGCTGCACCAAGTCGTTCCGCAAGGCCAAGCTGCTTCACTACCACATGAAATACTACCATGGAGAGGAGCAGCAGCTAGAGGACGACCTAAGCCCCACCAGGACCGCCCAGACACGGGCCTCAGAGAAGCacccctcccctacctctctgGAAAGTCCTAAGAGGAGACGTACCATCTCCGCCTCAATGC ACTCCAATGTGCACAGTCCTACTAGAACTCCCCCATCTCCACGTAGTGAGGCCAAGACAATGAACAGACGCACATCAGCTCCACCTGCAGTCAACACCCAGCGCCAGCAGCAGAGGGCTCTACTGAGGGAGAAGAGCAAAGAGAACCAGCTGGacaggaatggacagagaccagtgGAGACAGAGACtactgagagcagtg CAGTGGTGAAAGAACGAGATCGGCTGAAGGATAAGAAACAGAGGGAGTTCCTTCGCATTAATctgaagaaaaagaagaagaaaaagaaggccAAGTGTG ATGAGGATAGCATCAGTGATTGGTCCACTGACAGTTGTGAGTGGAGTGATGACGAGCTGGGGGCGGAGCTGGACAATGCTACTCCACCTCTAAGTCTGGGCTCTGTTGCCTTGGAGACGAGCACTCAGGAGGTTGTGCGTTGCGTCTGTGAGGCGGAAGAGGAAAACGACTTCATGATACAG tgTGAGGAGTGTCTGTGCTGGCAGCATGGCACCTGCATGGGCCTGCTGGAGGAGAACGTCCCGGACAAATACGCCTGCTACGTCTGCAGAGACCCACCAG GTCAGAGGCAAAGCCTGCGGTACCGGTATGACCGTGATTGGCTGAGTAGCGGTCACATGTACGGTCTGTCCTTCCTGGATGAGAACTACTCCCACCAGAATGCCAAGAAGATTGCAGCAACACACCAGCTACTAGGAGACGTACAGCGTGTGGTGGAGGTGCTCAATGGCCTCCAGCTCAAAATGAGCGTCCTACA GACCCAGACCCACCCGGACCTGCAGTTGTGGTGCCAGCCCTGGAAGAGAGCAGAGAGGCCCTGGAGGAGAGGTGGCTCGGGGATGGGCACTGACGCAGCACCCTCTCCTGCGCTAACAGACGAGGGTTCCGAGAAGGACCACAAGAGTCTCGCCCGTGGGGGCGCAGAAGCTCTGATGTCAGCCGCCATGGAGAAGCTTAGCcgagcctcctcttcctcctcctcgtcttcctcctcgCCCTACCAGTCGTTCCAGGACTCGTACATAATGAGTGAGCATTGCTACCAGAAGCCGCGGGCGTACTACCCTGCAGTGGAGCAGAGGCTGGTGGTGGAGACCACACGGAGGGGCTCTGAGCTGGAGGACAGCCTGAGGAGCACTGAGGACCTGCTGGAAAGAGAGCAGCGCTATGGAGGCATGCTGGAGACAGCCAGGCCCAAAGCCCCCACACACCTAAACACTCACACCAAG GGTTCAGATGTTGGTCGGTGGGGCCAGGCCGAGGTGAAGCGAGAGGAGGGTGTTGGCTGCGGTGGGGGAGGGGATGTGGACGGCAGTAGCCAGCAACACCAGTGGCAGATCAACCTGCTGGATCACATAGATGCTGTCCAGGACGAGGTCACACACAGGATGGACTTCATCGAGAGGGAGCTGGATG TGTTGGAGAGCTGGCTGGACTACACAGGAGAGCTGGAGCCCCCAGAGCCCCTGGCCCGGCTGCCTCAGCTCAAACACCGCATGAAGCTGCTGCTTACAGAGCTGGCCAAGGTGCAGCAGATCGCTCTGTGCTGCTCCACATGA
- the LOC115207602 gene encoding PHD finger protein 20 isoform X3 encodes MEYAQSLSPKVSFAEVDVDTMSKTPPNRRGITFEVGATLEARDALKNWYPANIEKIDYDDEKVLIHYRQWSHRYDEWFDWTSPYLRPVERIQLRRQGLLDDCPIPGFHVNDKVLASWSDCRFYPAKVLAVNKDASYTVKFYDGVVQTVKGIHVKPFVRERGGGKARSTERNGVKKPQNGRDRRPQEYGPKNKRTRRSTSDQEGDSDTEDGDNNDEDEWHEREVEEKTKRKDSEGDVTKETPSIVKQEEDTEQHAGQNNLGDHVAATVGPTEVKMEEDGGQSEERPTHLNEGIKKEEVEMKTEYTVLSSPNETKPSTESPNQMSTQTGPVSVPLPSAMSTIDRVEQKAESQPDSSKPAPLALPVKPIRKQGFHNPNRFSREPLYRVIKNQPPPVLSINLDHNPFKCSAVGCTKSFRKAKLLHYHMKYYHGEEQQLEDDLSPTRTAQTRASEKHPSPTSLESPKRRRTISASMHSNVHSPTRTPPSPRSEAKTMNRRTSAPPAVNTQRQQQRALLREKSKENQLDRNGQRPVETETTESSAVVKERDRLKDKKQREFLRINLKKKKKKKKAKCEYTGSEENIDISIFALQSKLNLPLKFPLSHNHKPESYHFRPGYNQSEQMHVDDEDSISDWSTDSCEWSDDELGAELDNATPPLSLGSVALETSTQEVVRCVCEAEEENDFMIQCEECLCWQHGTCMGLLEENVPDKYACYVCRDPPGQRQSLRYRYDRDWLSSGHMYGLSFLDENYSHQNAKKIAATHQLLGDVQRVVEVLNGLQLKMSVLQTQTHPDLQLWCQPWKRAERPWRRGGSGMGTDAAPSPALTDEGSEKDHKSLARGGAEALMSAAMEKLSRASSSSSSSSSSPYQSFQDSYIMSEHCYQKPRAYYPAVEQRLVVETTRRGSELEDSLRSTEDLLEREQRYGGMLETARPKAPTHLNTHTKGSDVGRWGQAEVKREEGVGCGGGGDVDGSSQQHQWQINLLDHIDAVQDEVTHRMDFIERELDVLESWLDYTGELEPPEPLARLPQLKHRMKLLLTELAKVQQIALCCST; translated from the exons ATGGAATATGCTCAAAGTCTCTCCCCAAAGGTGAGTTTTGCG GAGGTGGATGTGGACACAATGAGCAAGACACCCCCTAACAGAAGAGGAATAACCTTTGAGGTGGGAGCAACACTGGAGGCCAGAGACGCCCTCAAAAACTG GTATCCGGCCAACATAGAGAAGATTGACTATGATGATGAGAAGGTCCTGATCCACTACCGCCAGTGGAGCCACCGCTATGATGAGTGGTTTGACTGGACCAGCCCCTACCTGAGACCTGTAGAGAGGATCCAGCTGAGACGACAGGGACTGCTGGACGACTGTCCTATCCCT GGATTTCATGTGAATGATAAGGTCCTCGCCAGTTGGTCTGATTGCCGCTTCTACCCTGCCAAGGTCTTGGCAGTGAATAAAGATG CATCTTACACCGTGAAGTTTTATGATGGCGTCGTCCAGACGGTAAAGGGGATCCACGTGAAACCTTTTGTAAGAGAG agaggaggaggaaaggctCGGTCCACTGAGAGGAACGGCGTCAAGAAGCCCCAGAATGGCAGAGACCGGAGGCCTCAGGAATACGGCCCCAAGAATAAAAGAACTAGACGCAGTACCTCTGACCAGGAGGGGGACAGTGACACAGAGGATGGTGACAATAATGATGAAGATGAATGGcatgagagggaggtggaggagaagaccAAGAGAAAGGATAGTGAGGGGGATGTCACCAAAGAGACACCATCCATAGTTAAGCAGGAGGAGGACACAGAGCAACATGCCGGACAGAACAACCTCGGGGATCACGTGGCAGCCACTGTGGGCCCGACTGAAGTAAAAATGGAAGAAGACGGAGGACAAAGTGAGGAGAGGCCTACTCATTTAAATGAAGGGATAAAGAAGGAAGAGGTGGAAATGAAAACTGAGTACACAGTCCTGAGCTCACCTAATGAAACTAAGCCATCCACTGAGTCACCCAATCAGATGTCAACACAGACCGGGCCAGTGTCTGTCCCATTACCCTCAGCTATGTCCACCATTGACAGAGTGGAGCAGAAGGCAGAAAGCCAACCGGATAGCTCCAAACCTGCACCACTGGCCCTCCCAGTGAAAC CGATAAGGAAGCAGGGTTTCCACAACCCCAACCGGTTTAGCAGAGAGCCAT TGTACAGAGTGATCAAAAACCAACCTCCCCCAGTCCTGTCCATCAACTTGGACCACAACCCATTTAAATGCAGCGCTGTAGGCTGCACCAAGTCGTTCCGCAAGGCCAAGCTGCTTCACTACCACATGAAATACTACCATGGAGAGGAGCAGCAGCTAGAGGACGACCTAAGCCCCACCAGGACCGCCCAGACACGGGCCTCAGAGAAGCacccctcccctacctctctgGAAAGTCCTAAGAGGAGACGTACCATCTCCGCCTCAATGC ACTCCAATGTGCACAGTCCTACTAGAACTCCCCCATCTCCACGTAGTGAGGCCAAGACAATGAACAGACGCACATCAGCTCCACCTGCAGTCAACACCCAGCGCCAGCAGCAGAGGGCTCTACTGAGGGAGAAGAGCAAAGAGAACCAGCTGGacaggaatggacagagaccagtgGAGACAGAGACtactgagagcagtg CAGTGGTGAAAGAACGAGATCGGCTGAAGGATAAGAAACAGAGGGAGTTCCTTCGCATTAATctgaagaaaaagaagaagaaaaagaaggccAAGTGTG AGTACACAGGTAGTGAGGAGAATATTGACATCTCAATATTCGCTCTTCAGTCCAAATTGAATTTGCCACTCAAATTCCCCCTCTCACACAATCACAAGCCTGAGTCCTACCACTTCAGGCCCGGATACAACCAGTCAGAGCAGATGCACGTGGATG ATGAGGATAGCATCAGTGATTGGTCCACTGACAGTTGTGAGTGGAGTGATGACGAGCTGGGGGCGGAGCTGGACAATGCTACTCCACCTCTAAGTCTGGGCTCTGTTGCCTTGGAGACGAGCACTCAGGAGGTTGTGCGTTGCGTCTGTGAGGCGGAAGAGGAAAACGACTTCATGATACAG tgTGAGGAGTGTCTGTGCTGGCAGCATGGCACCTGCATGGGCCTGCTGGAGGAGAACGTCCCGGACAAATACGCCTGCTACGTCTGCAGAGACCCACCAG GTCAGAGGCAAAGCCTGCGGTACCGGTATGACCGTGATTGGCTGAGTAGCGGTCACATGTACGGTCTGTCCTTCCTGGATGAGAACTACTCCCACCAGAATGCCAAGAAGATTGCAGCAACACACCAGCTACTAGGAGACGTACAGCGTGTGGTGGAGGTGCTCAATGGCCTCCAGCTCAAAATGAGCGTCCTACA GACCCAGACCCACCCGGACCTGCAGTTGTGGTGCCAGCCCTGGAAGAGAGCAGAGAGGCCCTGGAGGAGAGGTGGCTCGGGGATGGGCACTGACGCAGCACCCTCTCCTGCGCTAACAGACGAGGGTTCCGAGAAGGACCACAAGAGTCTCGCCCGTGGGGGCGCAGAAGCTCTGATGTCAGCCGCCATGGAGAAGCTTAGCcgagcctcctcttcctcctcctcgtcttcctcctcgCCCTACCAGTCGTTCCAGGACTCGTACATAATGAGTGAGCATTGCTACCAGAAGCCGCGGGCGTACTACCCTGCAGTGGAGCAGAGGCTGGTGGTGGAGACCACACGGAGGGGCTCTGAGCTGGAGGACAGCCTGAGGAGCACTGAGGACCTGCTGGAAAGAGAGCAGCGCTATGGAGGCATGCTGGAGACAGCCAGGCCCAAAGCCCCCACACACCTAAACACTCACACCAAG GGTTCAGATGTTGGTCGGTGGGGCCAGGCCGAGGTGAAGCGAGAGGAGGGTGTTGGCTGCGGTGGGGGAGGGGATGTGGACGGCAGTAGCCAGCAACACCAGTGGCAGATCAACCTGCTGGATCACATAGATGCTGTCCAGGACGAGGTCACACACAGGATGGACTTCATCGAGAGGGAGCTGGATG TGTTGGAGAGCTGGCTGGACTACACAGGAGAGCTGGAGCCCCCAGAGCCCCTGGCCCGGCTGCCTCAGCTCAAACACCGCATGAAGCTGCTGCTTACAGAGCTGGCCAAGGTGCAGCAGATCGCTCTGTGCTGCTCCACATGA